One genomic region from Quercus robur chromosome 4, dhQueRobu3.1, whole genome shotgun sequence encodes:
- the LOC126722620 gene encoding uncharacterized protein LOC126722620, with amino-acid sequence MPDRFARPPFNYYDGKTDPVEHVSHYIQMMSLHTHNDALMCKVFPLSLGPIALRWFSGLRKGSIRSFSELVQEFGVWFVTCSQVPQPVDTLLSMKMRGGETLRNYANPYWELYNEISGDNKRVAASTFRIGLPEDSGLRESLTKKPPKGMRQLMRCIEEYK; translated from the coding sequence ATGCCGGATAGGTTTGCTCGCCCACCGTTCAACTACTATGACGGGAAGACTGATCCGGTAGAACACGTCAGCCATTATATTCAGATGATGTCTTTGCATACTCATAACGATGCACTCATGTGCAAGGTATTTCCCTTAAGTTTAGGACCAATTGCATTGAGGTGGTTTAGTGGGTTACGGAAAGGATCCATACGTAGTTTCTCCGAGTTGGTTCAAGAGTTCGGAGTCTGGTTTGTGACGTGTAGCCAAGTACCTCAGCCAGTAGACACGCTCCTCTCAATGAAAATGAGGGGGGGAGAGACCCTCCGTAATTATGCCAACCCATATTGGGAGCTATACAACGAGATTAGCGGGGATAACAAAAGGGTGGCAGCAAGCACATTTAGGATAGGGTTGCCCGAGGATTCAGGGCTACGAGAGTCGTTAACCAAAAAGCCGCCAAAAGGCATGCGGCAGCTTATGAGATGCATTGAGGAATACAAATGA